The window TGCAGACCGAGTTCCTCGAAGGCCCAGCGCGAGGCCAGGGCGAGTGCGCGTGAGGCCACCTGGCGGCCACGGGCGTCGGGGAGCACCCAGTAGCCGACGCGGGCGACCCGTATGACGTGGTCGATGTCGTTGACGCCGATATGTCCGAGCCGGGTGCCGCTCGTCGCGTCGGTGACGCAGAAGGAGGCCCCTGACCCCTCCTGGACCGCCTTGGCCCGCGCCCGCAGCGACTCCTGCGCGTCGGTCCTGCTCCCGATCGGCCTGATCGGCGTGTTCCACCGCTGGAACTCCGGGTCCGTGCAGCCCCGCAGCCAGGCCTGGACGTCCTCCTCGGCATCCGCGTCCCAGGGGCGCAGCCACAGTCCGTAGCCGTGGATCTCGGGGAGGGGGAGGGAGGCGGAGGACTCGTACAAGTCGGTCATCGAGCCATTCAACAACGGCCGCCCGGGCGACCGGTCGCGGGGTGGCCCGAGGGGGCGTCCGCCAGGGACGGACGGCCTAGCCGGAGGCCGCGGCCGCCGGCCGGAACACGGGGACCGCGACCGTTTCCCCCGCCCTCTCCCGGCCTTCCATCCCCTCGACGCCCTCCACGTCCACGCCCTCCACGCGGAACGTCACCTCCAGCGCCATCCCCGCCCGCAGTGCCTCCTCCGCGCAGTCCACCACCTCGGTCATCATGCGCGGCCCCTCTTCGAGATCGACGACGGCGGCCACGTACGGCGTGCGGGCCCCGAAGGGCGGCAGGTCGTTCCGGTGGACGACGGACCAGGTGTAGAGCGTGGCGCGCCCGCCGGCCCGCTCCCAGGTCACGGCCTCGCTCCAGCAGTGCGGGCAGAACTCACGGGGGTAGTGGTGGGCGCGCCCGCACGCGCCGCACCGGCGCAGCAGCAGGTTCCCCTCGGCGGCCGCGTCCCAGTACGGCCGGGTGAGGGCGTCGGCCTCCGGCAGGTCGAAACGGGCCGCCATCAGAAGATTCCCAGGGCGTTGTCCAGCGACCACGTCTGCCAGGACATCGCGAACAGGGCCACCAGGGAGATCAGCGCCATCATCGCGTTCTGCCCCTGCTCGGCCCAGTCGTGGATCATCAGCACGAGGTAGAGGAGGTTGAGCAGCAGTCCTCCGACCAGGGCGATCGGCGTCAGGAACCCCATGACGAGGCCGAGGCCCAGGGCGAGTTCGGCGTACACGACGACGTACGCCATCGTGCGCGGCCGGGGCGCGACCACCACGTCGAAGCCGCTGCGCACCGCGTTCCACCGGTGCTTCGCCGCGACGTCCGTCGCCCAGGCGATGCCGGTCCCCCGCTCGAACCAGCCCTTCTTGTCCTTGTGCCGCCAGCTCTCCAGCCACCACAGCCCCAGGCCGATACGGAGCACGGCGACCCATTCCGCACCGGTGAGCCAGATCGTGTCCATGAAGCCCCCTGCCGTCGACGGCATCTGACGGTACGTCAGTTCAGCCGATGCGGCGGCACTCGCGCAAGACGCACGGCGAAAGTCCCCGGACGACCGCCCGGCCCGCCGCAGCGCCCGCGCCCACCGCCTCGCCGCCCGCTCCACCTCCCGCACACAGACCGGGGAACCTACGACACCGGCCCCACACGGGCCTCCTACAGCCGTGATCAATTCGCAACCGATTCCGGGCTTGACCGAGACCCATCAAGTGATGACTTGAATACGCTCTGGCACATGGCCGACTCTCCCGACCCGACATCCCAGGCGTCCGCGCCGCAACCCGCGCCGCAGCAGGACCGACCCGTGTACGTCATCGGGGGCGGCCCGGGCGGCCTCGCGGCGGCGCACGCGCTGCGCGCACAGGGAGTCCGGGCCGTCGTGCTCGAAAAGTCCGACCACGTCGGAGCGTCCTGGCGGCGGCACTACGACCGGCTGCGGCTGCACACCACCCGCCGTCTCTCCGGGCTGCCCGGCCTCGCGATGCCGCGCTCGTTCGGCCGCTGGGTGTCGCGCGACAACGTGGTGCGCTACCTGGAGAAGTACGCCGAGCACCACGAGCTGGAGATCGTCACGGGTGTCGAGGTCTCCCGCGTGGAGCCCACCGCCGACGGCACCGGCTGGCTGCTGCGCGCCACGGGCGGGCGTGAGCTGACCGGCAGCGCCGTGGTCGTCGCCACCGGCTACAACCACACGCCGCACGTGCCCGACTGGCCGGGCCGCGACGCGTACACGGGCGAGCTCCTGCACGCCGGCGAGTACCGCAACCCGGCCCCCTACGCCGGCCGGGACGTCCTCGTGGTCGGCGTGGGCAACACCGGCGCCGAGATCGCCGTCGACCTCGTCGAGGGCGGCGCCTCGCGCGTACGCCTGTCGGTGCGGACCGCGCCGCACATCGTGCGCCGGTCGACGGCCGGCTGGGCGGCCCAGTACACCGGAGTGCTCTGCCGGCGGCTGCCGGTCGCCCTGGTGGACCGGATGGCCGGGCCGCTGGCCAGGATCAGTGTTCCGGACCTCTCCTCGAAGGGGCTGCCGCGGCCCGACACCGGGCTGTACTCGCGGGTCAACGAGGGGTCCATCCCCGTACAGGACGTCGGCCTCATCGACGCCGTCCGCAAGGGCCGGGTCGAGATCGTGGCCGCGGTCGAGGCCTTCGAGGACGGCAAGGTCGTCCTCGCGAACGGCGACCGCGTCGGTCCGGACGCCGTGATCGCCGCGACCGGCTACCGGCGCGCCCTGGAGGATGTCGTCGGCCATCTCGACGTACTCGACGCGCGTGGACGCCCGGTCGTCCACGGCGCCCGTGCGCCGAAGAACGCGCCAGGCCTCTACTTCACCGGTTTCACCAACCCGATCAGCGGGATGCTCCGCGAGCTGGCCCTCGACGCCGAGAAGATCGCGAAGTCGATCGCGCGGGACGCGGAGCGCAGGCACCCGTCCCGCATCACCCGCTGACGCGTCCGGCGATCCAGCCGGGACCGGGCGGGGGCGGGGGTGCCGGTCCAGCCCCGGGGGCTCGTCCGCCCGGCCCCTGGGGCACGGCGTCCCGGCGCTGAGGTCCTGCCACGCCCGTGACCTGGGGATGCGGCCTTGGGGTGCGGCCTTGCGGCGTGGTCTTGTTGCGTTGTCTTCGGAGGTGCCTCGACCTGTCCGGGCCGGGGTCCGTCGGCGTCATGGACCTGCCCGCCCCTGGGGTCCGGCGCCGTGGCCCCGCGGCTCCTGGCCGGTCCCGCGTCCGGCAGCGACCGCCGGTTCACACCCCGGAGCGCCGGGCCAGGCACGTTCCTGAGCGGGTCCCGGAGGGTACGAACCCTGTGGCGGCCACAAGTTCTTTGCATGCAGACCCGTTCCTGACGTGGCGTCAGTTCAGTAATCTGACACTGCGTCAGTTATTGGCAGCCACTCAGGAGCGGGCGGACCGATGCTTGGATCAACCCACGGCACCCTCACCACCGACTCCCGCCGGGCCAGGGTCATCGCCTGCGGCGAGCAACCGGCCCCTGCCGTGCACGGCAGGCCCGCCGCCACCGACGACCTGGACGTCAGCGGCCGGCCGCTGTACGCCGGCGTACCCGATCTGGACCGCTTCTTCCGCCCCGAGTCGGTGGCCGTGGTCGGCGCCTCGGACACCGAGGGGCGCCCGAACACCGGCATCACCCGCCAACTGCTCGCCTGGGCCGAACGGGTCGGCGCCCGGCTGCACCCGGTGCATCCGACGCGCGAGTCCGTCTTCGGGATCCCGTGCGTCGCCGCTGTCACGGACCTGCCCGAACAGGTCGACCTGGCCGTGCTCCTGGTCGCCGACCCCCTGCCCGTGATCGAGCAACTCGGCGAGACGAA of the Streptomyces aurantiacus genome contains:
- a CDS encoding GNAT family N-acetyltransferase; this encodes MTDLYESSASLPLPEIHGYGLWLRPWDADAEEDVQAWLRGCTDPEFQRWNTPIRPIGSRTDAQESLRARAKAVQEGSGASFCVTDATSGTRLGHIGVNDIDHVIRVARVGYWVLPDARGRQVASRALALASRWAFEELGLHRLELGHALGHEASCRVAERCGYPYEGTLRGAMFEAGRQDAFRDVHLHARLATDPEAAPVTS
- a CDS encoding DoxX family protein; translated protein: MDTIWLTGAEWVAVLRIGLGLWWLESWRHKDKKGWFERGTGIAWATDVAAKHRWNAVRSGFDVVVAPRPRTMAYVVVYAELALGLGLVMGFLTPIALVGGLLLNLLYLVLMIHDWAEQGQNAMMALISLVALFAMSWQTWSLDNALGIF
- a CDS encoding Zn-ribbon domain-containing OB-fold protein; the encoded protein is MAARFDLPEADALTRPYWDAAAEGNLLLRRCGACGRAHHYPREFCPHCWSEAVTWERAGGRATLYTWSVVHRNDLPPFGARTPYVAAVVDLEEGPRMMTEVVDCAEEALRAGMALEVTFRVEGVDVEGVEGMEGRERAGETVAVPVFRPAAAASG
- a CDS encoding flavin-containing monooxygenase translates to MADSPDPTSQASAPQPAPQQDRPVYVIGGGPGGLAAAHALRAQGVRAVVLEKSDHVGASWRRHYDRLRLHTTRRLSGLPGLAMPRSFGRWVSRDNVVRYLEKYAEHHELEIVTGVEVSRVEPTADGTGWLLRATGGRELTGSAVVVATGYNHTPHVPDWPGRDAYTGELLHAGEYRNPAPYAGRDVLVVGVGNTGAEIAVDLVEGGASRVRLSVRTAPHIVRRSTAGWAAQYTGVLCRRLPVALVDRMAGPLARISVPDLSSKGLPRPDTGLYSRVNEGSIPVQDVGLIDAVRKGRVEIVAAVEAFEDGKVVLANGDRVGPDAVIAATGYRRALEDVVGHLDVLDARGRPVVHGARAPKNAPGLYFTGFTNPISGMLRELALDAEKIAKSIARDAERRHPSRITR